In one Pseudomonas sp. SCA2728.1_7 genomic region, the following are encoded:
- the sdhA gene encoding succinate dehydrogenase flavoprotein subunit, whose amino-acid sequence MANIPTISFDAIIIGGGGAGMRAALQLAQGGHKTAVITKVFPTRSHTVSAQGGITCAIASADPNDDWRWHMYDTVKGSDYIGDQDAIEYMCQEGPAAVYELDHMGMPFSRTEQGRIYQRPFGGQSKDYGKGGQAARTCAASDRTGHALLHTLYQGNLKAGTTFLNEYYAVDLVKNQEGDFVGVIAICIETGETTYIRAKATVLATGGAGRIYASTTNALINTGDGVGMALRAGVPVQDIEMWQFHPTGIAGAGVLVTEGCRGEGGYLINKHGERFMERYAPNAKDLAGRDVVARSMVKEIIAGNGCGPNGDHVLLKLDHLGEEVLHSRLPGICELSKTFAHVDPVVAPVPVVPTCHYMMGGVATNIHGQAITQDAEGVDKIIPGLFAVGEVACVSVHGANRLGGNSLLDLVVFGRAAGLHLEKALTDGIEYDDATEADIEAALSRLNALNSRTDGEDVATLRRELQNCMQNYFGVFRTGEYMQKGIAQLADLRTRIANVKINDKSQAFNTARIEALELQNLLEVAEATAIAAEVRKESRGAHAREDFEDRDDENWLCHTLYFPGDKRVTKRAVNFSPKTVPTFEPKIRTY is encoded by the coding sequence ATGGCTAACATTCCAACGATTTCTTTCGACGCCATCATTATTGGTGGTGGCGGTGCCGGCATGCGCGCTGCGCTGCAACTGGCACAGGGCGGTCACAAGACTGCCGTGATCACCAAGGTTTTCCCGACCCGTTCGCACACCGTATCCGCTCAGGGCGGCATCACGTGCGCAATCGCGTCCGCTGACCCGAACGATGACTGGCGCTGGCACATGTACGATACCGTCAAGGGTTCCGACTACATCGGTGACCAGGACGCTATCGAATACATGTGTCAGGAAGGCCCGGCTGCTGTTTATGAGCTGGACCACATGGGCATGCCGTTCTCGCGTACCGAACAGGGCCGAATCTACCAGCGTCCGTTCGGTGGTCAGTCCAAGGACTACGGCAAAGGCGGGCAGGCTGCCCGTACGTGCGCCGCTTCCGACCGTACCGGTCACGCGCTGCTGCACACCCTTTATCAGGGCAACCTGAAAGCCGGTACCACGTTCCTGAACGAGTACTACGCTGTCGACCTGGTGAAAAACCAGGAAGGCGACTTCGTCGGTGTGATCGCGATCTGCATCGAAACCGGCGAAACCACCTACATCCGCGCCAAGGCCACCGTATTGGCTACCGGCGGTGCAGGTCGTATCTACGCGTCCACCACCAACGCCCTGATCAACACCGGTGACGGCGTCGGCATGGCTCTGCGTGCTGGCGTGCCGGTACAAGACATCGAAATGTGGCAGTTCCACCCGACCGGCATCGCCGGCGCCGGTGTACTGGTGACCGAAGGTTGCCGTGGTGAAGGTGGTTACCTGATCAACAAACACGGCGAGCGTTTCATGGAGCGTTATGCTCCGAACGCCAAAGACCTTGCCGGTCGTGACGTGGTTGCTCGCTCGATGGTTAAAGAAATCATCGCCGGCAACGGTTGCGGCCCGAATGGCGACCACGTACTGCTCAAACTCGACCACCTGGGCGAGGAAGTACTGCACAGCCGTCTGCCAGGCATCTGCGAACTGTCCAAGACTTTCGCACACGTTGACCCGGTTGTTGCGCCGGTTCCGGTTGTTCCGACTTGCCACTATATGATGGGCGGCGTTGCCACCAACATTCATGGTCAGGCGATCACCCAGGACGCTGAAGGCGTCGACAAGATCATTCCTGGTCTGTTCGCTGTGGGCGAAGTGGCTTGCGTGTCGGTTCACGGTGCCAACCGTCTGGGCGGCAACTCGCTGCTCGACCTGGTGGTATTCGGCCGCGCTGCCGGCCTGCACCTGGAAAAAGCCCTGACCGACGGCATCGAATACGACGACGCTACCGAAGCCGACATCGAAGCTGCCCTGTCGCGTCTGAACGCGCTGAACAGCCGTACTGATGGCGAAGACGTGGCTACCCTGCGTCGCGAGCTGCAGAACTGCATGCAGAACTACTTCGGTGTATTCCGTACTGGCGAATACATGCAGAAAGGTATCGCTCAGCTTGCTGACCTGCGTACCCGCATCGCCAACGTGAAAATCAACGATAAGTCGCAGGCGTTCAACACTGCTCGTATCGAAGCGCTGGAACTGCAAAACCTGCTGGAAGTGGCTGAAGCTACTGCCATCGCCGCTGAAGTCCGCAAAGAGTCGCGCGGTGCTCACGCCCGTGAAGACTTCGAAGACCGTGACGACGAAAACTGGCTGTGCCACACCCTGTACTTCCCGGGTGACAAGCGCGTCACCAAGCGTGCCGTGAACTTCTCGCCGAAGACTGTTCCGACTTTTGAACCTAAGATTCGGACTTATTAA
- the sdhD gene encoding succinate dehydrogenase, hydrophobic membrane anchor protein, whose protein sequence is MVTNVTNLSRSGLYDWMAQRVSAVVLAAYFIFLIGYVVAHPGLEYAQWHELFAHNGMRIFSLLALVALGAHAWVGMWTIATDYLTPMAFGKSATAIRFLFQAVCGVAMFAYFVWGVQILWGI, encoded by the coding sequence ATGGTAACTAACGTCACGAACCTGTCGCGTTCGGGCCTCTATGACTGGATGGCGCAACGTGTGTCTGCGGTCGTTCTCGCGGCTTACTTCATCTTTCTGATCGGATACGTCGTGGCCCACCCTGGCCTCGAGTATGCCCAGTGGCATGAACTGTTCGCCCACAACGGGATGCGTATTTTCAGCCTCCTGGCCCTTGTTGCTCTCGGCGCTCACGCCTGGGTCGGCATGTGGACCATCGCGACTGACTACCTGACGCCAATGGCGTTCGGCAAGTCCGCAACGGCGATACGTTTCCTTTTCCAGGCAGTATGCGGCGTTGCGATGTTCGCTTACTTCGTCTGGGGTGTGCAGATTCTCTGGGGTATCTGA
- the sdhC gene encoding succinate dehydrogenase, cytochrome b556 subunit, giving the protein MKSQRPVNLDLRTIKLPVTAYTSILHRISGVILFVSLAIMLYALDKSLSSEEGFGQVKACLTSPLAKLVIWGILSALLYHLVAGVRHLIMDMGIGETLEGGKLGSKIVIAVSVVVIVLAGVWIW; this is encoded by the coding sequence GTGAAAAGCCAACGACCTGTAAACCTAGACCTAAGGACCATCAAACTCCCAGTCACTGCTTACACGTCCATTCTTCACCGTATCTCCGGTGTCATCCTCTTTGTCAGCCTGGCCATCATGCTTTACGCATTGGACAAGTCGCTGAGCTCCGAGGAAGGCTTCGGTCAGGTGAAAGCGTGTCTGACCAGTCCGCTAGCCAAGCTAGTGATTTGGGGCATCCTGTCCGCTCTGCTGTATCACCTGGTAGCCGGTGTGCGCCATTTGATCATGGACATGGGCATCGGTGAGACGCTGGAAGGCGGCAAACTGGGCTCGAAAATCGTTATCGCCGTTTCCGTGGTGGTAATCGTTCTGGCAGGAGTTTGGATATGGTAA
- the gltA gene encoding citrate synthase: MADKKAQLIIEGAAPVELPILTGTVGPDVIDVRGLTATGRFTFDPGFMSTASCESKITYIDGDNGILLHRGYPIEQLAEKSDYLETCYLLLNGELPTAEQKAQFVSTVKNHTMVHEQLKTFFNGFRRDAHPMAVMCGVVGALSAFYHDSLDINNPQHREISAIRLVAKMPTLAAMVYKYSMGQPMMYPRNDLTYAENFLHMMFNTPCEIKPISPVLAKAMDRIFILHADHEQNASTSTVRLAGSSGANPFACIAAGIAALWGPAHGGANEAVLTMLDEIGDVSNIDKFIAKAKDKNDPFKLMGFGHRVYKNRDPRATVMKQTCDEVLKELGINNDPQLELAMRLEEIALTDPYFIERSLYPNVDFYSGIILKAIGIPTSMFTVIFALARTVGWISHWKEMLSSPYKIGRPRQLYTGYESRDITKLEDRK, from the coding sequence ATGGCTGACAAAAAAGCGCAGTTGATCATCGAGGGCGCAGCCCCCGTCGAGCTGCCCATTTTAACCGGCACCGTTGGTCCCGATGTAATCGATGTTCGGGGCCTGACGGCCACGGGCCGCTTCACTTTCGACCCGGGTTTCATGTCGACCGCCTCGTGCGAATCGAAGATCACCTATATCGACGGCGACAACGGCATTCTGTTGCACCGCGGCTACCCGATCGAACAACTGGCTGAAAAATCGGACTACCTGGAAACCTGCTATCTGTTGCTCAACGGCGAACTGCCGACCGCAGAGCAGAAGGCCCAGTTCGTCAGCACCGTGAAAAACCACACCATGGTTCACGAGCAGTTGAAAACCTTCTTCAACGGTTTCCGTCGCGACGCCCACCCGATGGCCGTCATGTGCGGTGTAGTCGGCGCCCTCTCGGCCTTCTACCACGACTCCCTCGACATCAATAACCCGCAGCATCGCGAAATTTCCGCGATCCGTCTGGTTGCCAAGATGCCGACCCTGGCAGCGATGGTTTACAAGTACTCCATGGGCCAACCCATGATGTACCCGCGCAACGACCTGACGTACGCGGAAAACTTCCTGCACATGATGTTCAACACCCCGTGCGAGATCAAACCGATCAGCCCGGTACTCGCCAAGGCCATGGACCGGATCTTCATCCTCCACGCCGACCACGAGCAGAACGCGTCGACTTCCACCGTACGTCTGGCCGGTTCTTCGGGTGCCAACCCGTTCGCCTGTATCGCCGCCGGTATCGCCGCACTGTGGGGCCCTGCCCACGGCGGTGCGAACGAAGCCGTGCTGACCATGCTTGACGAGATTGGCGATGTGTCGAACATCGACAAGTTCATCGCCAAGGCCAAGGACAAGAACGATCCGTTCAAACTGATGGGCTTCGGTCACCGCGTTTACAAGAACCGCGACCCTCGCGCGACTGTAATGAAGCAGACCTGCGACGAAGTACTGAAGGAACTGGGCATCAACAACGACCCGCAACTCGAACTGGCCATGCGCCTGGAAGAGATTGCGTTGACTGACCCGTACTTCATCGAACGCTCGCTGTACCCGAACGTCGATTTCTACTCGGGGATTATCCTCAAGGCGATCGGCATTCCAACCAGCATGTTCACCGTGATTTTCGCGCTGGCACGTACTGTTGGCTGGATTTCGCACTGGAAAGAGATGCTCTCCAGCCCGTACAAGATTGGCCGTCCGCGCCAGCTGTACACCGGCTACGAGTCGCGTGACATTACCAAGCTGGAAGACCGCAAATAA